A portion of the Mytilus galloprovincialis chromosome 12, xbMytGall1.hap1.1, whole genome shotgun sequence genome contains these proteins:
- the LOC143054498 gene encoding uncharacterized protein LOC143054498 — MTIYDAKAENPKSYGSERFYYMDLTDKLFDHLSSADIVKLREDLEKKGALHGAYIERFSRGIVLAVGFDDIGALDSLWDLYQRGKLSMTFQDVIVNSTVLKKLKTTKIVLRSKILESEYNNCTNELLSRKMKRLEIKTREVDKKMVLRLTEQQRSFTDNVQSLKDTEENIELSLGEFALTMKQILPQGVLELKTIREFETNYKMAKGTSRVKNTKIIDQFTDMLGKLRTTFTEAFTQLYVPLLQVHSICESEKQKQIKRDIRRKINIGQELMKPEAPLKIVIHPVWARKILPREQSLFRGLVCVLPLAVEALKDIDFMLDEYINDFVL; from the exons ATGACCATTTACGATGCCAAAGCAGAAAATCCCAAGTCTTATGGATCAGAAAGATTTTATTATATGGATTTGACAGACAAGTTATTCGACCACTTGTCGTCGGCCGACATCGTCAAACTAAGAGAAGACCTGGAAAAGAAGGGTGCTCTTCATGGAGCTTATATTGAACGCTTTTCAAGGG gGATAGTTTTAGCTGTAGGATTTGATGATATAGGAGCATTAGATTCACTTTGGGATCTGTACCAGAGAGGAAAACTTAGTATGACCTTCCAGGATGTCATCGTCAATAGTACGGTATTAAAGAAGCTAAAAACAACTAAGATAGTACTCAGATCTAAAATCTTGGAATCTGAATACAACAACTGTACAAACGAACTGTTAAGTAGAAAAATGAAGAGACTGGAAATAAAAACTAGAG AAGTAGACAAGAAAATGGTGCTAAGATTGACAGAGCAACAAAGGAGTTTCACAGATAATGTGCAATCCCTGAAGGACACGGAGGAAAACATAGAATTATCGTTAGGAGAATTTGCTCTTACCATGAAACAGATACTACCACAAGGTGTACTCGAATTAAAAACTATACGAGAGTTcgaaacaaattacaaaatggcCAAAGGAACATCACGTGTCAAAAACACCAAAATTATTGACCAGTTCACAGACATGTTAGGGAAGTTACGAACCACATTCACGGAAGCGTTTACACAATTATATGTACCCTTACTACAAGTTCATTCCATTTGTGAAagcgaaaaacaaaaacaaattaaaagagaCATACGCAGGAAAATTAACATTGGACAAGAATTAATGAAACCGGAAGCTCCGCTCAAAATTGTGATTCATCCCGTCTGGGCAAGAAAGATACTTCCTCGGGAGCAGTCATTATTCCGTGGACTTGTGTGCGTACTTCCGCTTGCCGTGGAAGCTCTCAAAGACATCGACTTCATGCTTGATGAATATATTAACGATTTTGTAttataa